The following coding sequences lie in one Blattabacteriaceae bacterium genomic window:
- the mtaB gene encoding tRNA (N(6)-L-threonylcarbamoyladenosine(37)-C(2))-methylthiotransferase MtaB, translating into MHKIKVAFYTIGCKLNFAESSSISRKFSNKIFEIISFKETSDIYVINTCSVTETANKEFKYIVRSFLRRNPKAFIIAVGCYAQLEPEKLSKVKGVDLVLGATEKFRITDYINDLSKKDVGEVHSWKKNFYVGSHSISRTRSFLKIQDGCNYKCSYCTIPLARGESRSEPLESILKNVLKISKIGVKEIVLTGVNIGDYGSKRENILVLLQKLEKIEKVNRFRISSIEPNLLKDELIEFLAKSKRFVPHFHIPLQSGSDKILKIMRRRYYSSLYANRIRTILSLRYNACIGVDVIVGFPAEDDFCFLQTYNFLDSLEVSYLHVFSYSERENTEAFYMDGIIPNNIKYKRNKILRVLSIKKKRIFYERQIGKIRQVLFESENKNGFIQGYTDNYVRVKASWSSDLVHTLKMFELKYQDIDGVVYVD; encoded by the coding sequence ATGCATAAGATAAAGGTCGCTTTTTATACTATTGGATGTAAACTTAATTTTGCTGAAAGTTCTTCTATTTCAAGAAAATTTTCTAATAAAATTTTTGAAATAATTTCTTTTAAAGAAACTTCCGATATTTATGTCATAAATACTTGTTCAGTTACTGAAACTGCTAATAAAGAATTTAAATATATTGTTCGTTCTTTTTTAAGAAGGAATCCTAAAGCATTTATAATAGCCGTAGGTTGTTATGCTCAGCTTGAGCCTGAAAAACTTTCTAAAGTTAAAGGAGTCGATCTAGTATTAGGAGCTACTGAAAAATTCAGAATTACTGACTATATTAATGATCTTTCTAAGAAAGATGTGGGAGAAGTCCATTCTTGGAAAAAAAATTTTTATGTTGGATCGCATTCTATTTCTAGAACTAGATCTTTTTTGAAAATCCAAGATGGATGCAACTATAAATGTTCTTATTGCACCATTCCTTTAGCTAGAGGTGAATCTCGTTCTGAACCTTTAGAAAGCATTTTAAAAAACGTTCTAAAAATTTCGAAAATAGGGGTGAAAGAAATTGTCTTAACTGGGGTAAATATAGGGGATTATGGAAGCAAAAGGGAAAATATTCTAGTTCTTTTGCAAAAACTAGAGAAAATAGAAAAAGTGAATAGATTTCGGATCTCTTCTATTGAACCAAATTTACTTAAAGATGAACTTATAGAGTTTTTGGCAAAAAGTAAACGTTTTGTTCCTCATTTTCACATTCCGTTACAATCTGGAAGTGACAAAATACTGAAGATAATGCGCAGGAGGTATTATAGTAGTTTATATGCGAATAGGATTCGCACGATCCTATCTCTAAGGTATAATGCTTGTATCGGTGTGGATGTAATTGTAGGATTTCCAGCAGAAGATGACTTCTGCTTTTTGCAGACATATAACTTTTTGGATTCTTTAGAAGTTTCCTACTTGCATGTTTTTTCTTATTCAGAAAGAGAAAATACCGAAGCATTTTATATGGATGGGATCATCCCTAATAATATTAAATATAAAAGGAACAAAATTCTACGTGTTCTTTCAATTAAAAAAAAAAGAATATTTTATGAACGTCAAATTGGAAAAATTCGTCAAGTTCTTTTTGAAAGCGAAAATAAAAATGGATTTATACAAGGATATACAGATAATTACGTTAGAGTCAAAGCTTCTTGGTCATCAGATTTAGTCCATACATTAAAAATGTTTGAACTTAAATATCAAGACATAGATGGTGTTGTGTATGTTGATTAG
- the prfB gene encoding peptide chain release factor 2 produces MTLSKEQIREIFQRFENLLDRFEIPKKLVGISDKEKIIASNDFWKETDKAKKILKSLHKEKKMVEDYNNIRLILEEMKLYLEFFKNGEISELEMQNKLQKIENILSDFELKKLLSLEEDFLSAVLHISAGAGGAESCDWVYMLMRMYFMWAEKKRNKVNEIYNQPGDISGIKSLTLEIKGPYVFGFLKGENGVHRLVRISPFDKNGKRHTSFASVYVSPLEEDTIEADVKNSEIVWETFRSSGSGGQNVNKVETGVRLKHIPTGIFVENIESRSQFKNKEKALNLLKSRLFEIETTKNSAKRNEIESKKKKIEWGSQIRNYVMHPYKLVKDLRTGYETSDVESVMNGEIDAFLKYFLLFSK; encoded by the coding sequence ATGACTCTTTCAAAAGAACAAATAAGAGAGATTTTTCAACGTTTTGAGAATCTTTTAGATAGGTTCGAAATACCAAAAAAACTTGTTGGAATCAGTGATAAGGAAAAAATAATAGCATCTAACGATTTTTGGAAGGAAACTGATAAAGCTAAAAAAATTCTGAAAAGCTTGCATAAAGAAAAAAAAATGGTCGAAGACTATAATAATATTCGATTAATTTTAGAAGAAATGAAATTATATTTAGAATTTTTCAAAAATGGAGAAATTTCTGAACTAGAAATGCAAAATAAGTTACAAAAAATTGAAAATATTCTTTCAGATTTTGAGCTTAAAAAGCTTCTTTCTTTGGAAGAAGATTTCTTAAGTGCAGTCCTGCATATTTCAGCAGGAGCTGGAGGGGCAGAAAGTTGTGATTGGGTTTACATGTTGATGCGTATGTACTTTATGTGGGCTGAAAAAAAAAGGAATAAGGTAAATGAAATTTATAATCAACCTGGAGATATTTCAGGAATAAAATCACTAACTCTAGAAATCAAAGGCCCTTATGTTTTTGGATTTCTTAAAGGAGAAAATGGCGTACATCGGTTAGTACGAATTTCTCCATTTGACAAAAATGGTAAACGTCATACTTCTTTTGCTTCGGTTTATGTCTCTCCATTAGAAGAAGATACTATTGAAGCAGACGTAAAAAATTCTGAAATTGTATGGGAAACTTTTCGATCAAGTGGATCAGGTGGTCAAAATGTTAATAAAGTAGAAACTGGGGTACGTTTAAAACATATTCCAACTGGAATTTTTGTTGAAAATATAGAATCACGTTCTCAATTTAAGAATAAGGAAAAGGCTTTGAATTTACTTAAATCTAGGTTGTTTGAAATTGAAACAACAAAAAATAGTGCTAAACGTAATGAGATTGAGTCTAAAAAGAAAAAAATAGAATGGGGATCACAGATTAGAAATTATGTAATGCATCCTTATAAACTAGTTAAAGACTTGCGTACTGGATACGAAACATCTGACGTGGAATCCGTAATGAATGGGGAAATTGATGCTTTTTTAAAGTATTTTTTGTTGTTCTCTAAATGA
- a CDS encoding AAA family ATPase — protein MDFSKLTIKSQEAIQTAQEIARKYNHQSIETSHILKGIFQVDENICPFLLKKLGANPKIVERHLDEAIKKLPKVIGSSRTYFSSQSIKMFIDADFLAKKLNDDFISIEHLIWSLLKIGDYTSQVLKDQGIYERELAKFIDEMRKKDGKVQSQYSERVYNSLYKYANNLNQLAREGILDSVIGRDEEIRRVLHILSRRTKNNPILIGEPGVGKTAIAEGLAHRIINGDIPENLREKQIFSLDMGALIAGAKYKGEFEERLKSLVREVTQSDGRIILFIDEIHTLVSTGGEVAAANILKPALARGELRSIGATTLGEYQKSFEKDKALERRFQKVYVAEPDESSAVSILRGLKEKYENHHKVRIKDEAIIAAVELSQRYIADRFLPDKAIDLIDEAASKLSMEINSKPESIDTIDRKIIHLEIQIEAIKREKDEKKLFVIQKYLKNINKERAILHEQWQGEKDLIERIQKSKENIERFKIEADQSERLGYYSRVAELRYGRIKEEEKKVKNLEKEINKNYHCKKMIQEEVVREDIADVVSKWTGIPLSKMLQSEREKLLNIESKLRKRIIGQENAIKSVSNAIRRSRAGIQYENRPIGSFLFMGSTGIGKTELAKALAEYLFNDENNIVRIDMSEYQESHSVSRLIGSPPGYIGYDEGGQLTERIRRRPYSVILLDEIEKASSDAFNILLQVLEDGRLTDGKGRTVSFKETIIIMTSNIGSEIIKENFDQKMCETIVYTKNKLMELLKRTIRPEFINRIDEIILFKPLFHYEIQKIVQIQLNMINKRLSRRGIFLKITKEATEYLSEKGYDPYFGARPLKREIQNEVLNKLSKEILYGKIVENDIILLDFLKKEGIVFRKQKN, from the coding sequence ATGGACTTTAGCAAATTGACCATAAAATCTCAGGAAGCTATACAAACTGCACAAGAAATTGCACGAAAATATAATCATCAATCTATAGAAACTTCCCATATTCTTAAGGGTATATTCCAAGTTGATGAAAATATATGTCCTTTTCTTTTAAAGAAACTTGGCGCAAATCCTAAAATCGTAGAAAGACATCTGGATGAAGCTATTAAAAAATTACCAAAAGTAATAGGTTCATCCAGAACCTACTTTAGCAGCCAAAGTATAAAGATGTTTATAGATGCTGATTTTTTGGCCAAAAAACTCAACGATGATTTTATTTCTATTGAACATCTAATATGGTCTCTCCTAAAAATAGGAGATTACACTTCACAGGTTTTAAAAGATCAAGGAATTTACGAAAGGGAACTTGCAAAGTTTATTGATGAAATGAGAAAGAAAGATGGAAAGGTGCAATCTCAATACTCTGAAAGAGTATATAACTCTTTGTATAAATACGCTAATAACTTAAATCAATTGGCTAGAGAAGGAATTCTTGATTCAGTAATTGGGCGAGACGAAGAAATCCGACGTGTCTTGCACATATTATCTAGGAGAACAAAAAACAATCCCATTCTCATTGGAGAACCAGGAGTAGGGAAAACCGCTATTGCTGAAGGATTAGCTCATAGAATAATTAACGGAGATATTCCAGAAAACTTAAGAGAAAAACAAATTTTTTCTCTTGATATGGGGGCATTGATAGCAGGTGCTAAATATAAAGGAGAATTTGAGGAGCGTTTAAAATCCTTAGTTAGGGAAGTTACTCAATCTGATGGAAGAATTATCCTATTCATCGATGAAATTCACACTCTGGTAAGTACTGGAGGAGAGGTGGCTGCTGCTAACATTCTTAAACCAGCATTAGCTAGAGGGGAATTACGCTCAATTGGAGCAACTACTCTTGGAGAATATCAGAAATCTTTCGAAAAAGATAAAGCTCTAGAGAGAAGATTTCAGAAGGTTTATGTGGCCGAGCCAGATGAATCCTCTGCTGTTTCAATTCTTAGAGGTCTTAAAGAGAAATATGAAAATCATCACAAAGTCCGTATTAAAGATGAAGCAATCATTGCTGCAGTAGAACTTTCTCAAAGGTATATCGCTGATAGATTTCTCCCAGACAAAGCTATTGATTTAATCGATGAAGCAGCTTCTAAATTGAGCATGGAAATAAATTCAAAACCAGAATCTATTGACACTATTGATCGTAAGATTATTCATCTTGAAATTCAAATAGAAGCTATTAAAAGAGAAAAAGACGAAAAAAAACTTTTTGTTATTCAAAAATACTTGAAAAATATTAATAAGGAACGTGCTATTTTACACGAGCAATGGCAGGGAGAAAAAGATTTAATTGAAAGAATACAGAAATCTAAAGAAAACATTGAACGATTTAAAATTGAAGCGGATCAATCAGAGCGCTTAGGGTATTACAGTAGAGTTGCTGAACTTAGATATGGAAGGATTAAAGAAGAAGAGAAAAAAGTGAAAAACCTTGAGAAGGAGATTAATAAAAATTATCATTGTAAAAAAATGATACAAGAAGAAGTTGTTAGAGAAGATATAGCTGATGTTGTATCTAAATGGACAGGTATTCCTTTGTCTAAAATGTTACAAAGTGAAAGAGAAAAACTACTTAACATTGAAAGTAAATTGCGTAAAAGGATTATTGGGCAAGAAAACGCTATAAAATCTGTTTCTAATGCTATACGCAGGTCTCGTGCTGGAATTCAGTATGAAAATAGGCCAATAGGTTCTTTTCTTTTTATGGGGTCTACAGGGATAGGAAAGACAGAATTAGCGAAAGCATTGGCTGAATATCTGTTTAATGATGAAAATAATATAGTCCGTATAGACATGAGTGAATATCAAGAATCTCATTCTGTTAGCAGACTTATAGGGTCTCCTCCAGGATATATAGGATATGATGAAGGAGGCCAATTAACTGAACGTATTAGAAGGCGTCCTTATTCTGTAATTTTACTTGATGAAATCGAAAAGGCTAGCAGTGATGCTTTTAATATTCTCTTACAGGTTTTAGAGGATGGCCGTTTAACAGATGGCAAAGGTCGCACCGTTTCTTTCAAAGAAACCATTATTATTATGACATCTAACATTGGATCAGAAATAATTAAAGAAAATTTTGATCAGAAAATGTGCGAGACAATTGTATATACAAAAAATAAACTAATGGAACTTTTAAAAAGAACAATACGGCCTGAATTCATCAATCGGATTGATGAGATTATTTTATTTAAACCTTTGTTTCATTACGAAATACAAAAAATAGTACAAATCCAATTAAATATGATAAACAAAAGGTTATCAAGAAGAGGAATCTTTTTAAAGATTACCAAAGAAGCCACTGAATATTTGTCTGAAAAAGGATATGACCCATATTTTGGAGCTCGTCCCTTAAAAAGAGAAATTCAGAACGAAGTTCTAAATAAACTTTCTAAAGAAATTCTTTATGGAAAGATCGTGGAAAACGATATTATTCTTCTTGACTTCTTAAAAAAAGAAGGGATTGTTTTTCGAAAACAAAAAAATTAG
- the pdhA gene encoding pyruvate dehydrogenase (acetyl-transferring) E1 component subunit alpha: protein MKEITSQTYFKWFQNMFFWRRFEDKCRFLYLKKKIRGFLHLYNGQEAIPAGVSHAMDLTKDQMITAYRCHILSIALGVVPQKVLAELLGKITGTSRGMGGSMHLFDKEKRFYGGYGIVGGQIPLGAGIAFANKYFNRKYVTITLLGDGAVRQGSLHETFNMSMTWKLPVVFICENNRYAMSTSIDRSTNLKEIYKIGYAYDMPSYPVEGMDPAKVAKAANLAIERARLGKGPSFLDVRTYRYRGHSISDSETYRSKEEVEQYKKQDPILRVKKLILINQWASEKQLEYFEEKAKSEVESSVLFEGNSHLPKIEQMYELVSKQKNYPFVD, encoded by the coding sequence ATGAAAGAAATTACTTCCCAGACTTATTTTAAATGGTTCCAAAATATGTTTTTCTGGAGAAGATTTGAAGATAAATGCCGATTTTTATATTTAAAAAAAAAAATAAGGGGATTTTTGCATTTATATAATGGACAAGAAGCAATTCCAGCTGGAGTCAGCCATGCGATGGATCTTACTAAAGATCAGATGATAACGGCCTATCGTTGTCATATTTTATCTATTGCACTGGGGGTGGTTCCCCAGAAAGTTTTGGCTGAACTTTTAGGAAAAATTACTGGAACTTCTAGAGGTATGGGGGGGTCTATGCACCTTTTCGATAAAGAAAAAAGATTTTATGGAGGATATGGTATAGTGGGAGGCCAAATACCACTAGGTGCAGGAATTGCTTTCGCAAATAAGTACTTCAATAGAAAATACGTGACTATTACACTTTTGGGTGATGGAGCCGTTCGCCAAGGTTCTTTACATGAGACTTTTAATATGTCAATGACATGGAAATTGCCTGTAGTTTTTATTTGTGAAAATAATAGATACGCAATGAGTACTTCTATCGATAGAAGCACTAATCTTAAAGAGATTTACAAAATTGGATACGCTTACGATATGCCTTCTTATCCAGTAGAAGGAATGGATCCAGCAAAAGTAGCTAAAGCAGCTAATCTAGCTATAGAGAGAGCTCGTCTTGGAAAAGGCCCAAGTTTTTTAGATGTTCGAACCTATCGATATAGGGGCCATTCCATATCCGATTCAGAAACTTATCGTTCTAAAGAAGAGGTGGAACAGTATAAAAAACAAGACCCTATACTTAGAGTAAAAAAATTGATATTGATAAATCAATGGGCTTCAGAAAAACAATTAGAATATTTTGAAGAAAAAGCAAAATCAGAAGTGGAATCATCTGTTCTCTTTGAGGGAAATTCGCATTTACCTAAAATAGAACAGATGTATGAATTAGTTTCAAAACAAAAAAATTATCCATTTGTTGATTAA
- a CDS encoding dihydrolipoamide acetyltransferase family protein, with translation MAEIITMPRLSDTMEEGKLIRWYKKVGDKISEGDILAEIKTDKVNQDFEVDVSGILLYAGLEEGESTKVDKILAIIGEEGEDISDLIEDTNKRYVDKNDREPQRIEKHSSTRKIISKRLSESKFTAPHFYLTMEIDMEKILQLRQEVNKKLTDVKITINDFIIKASALAILEHKLINAFWTEENIVYNAYINIGVVVSIKYGLLVPVIFHVDQKSIKQISFEVKEKSNRARISIIKAKEIEGSSFTISNLGMFGIESFTSIINQPNSCILSVGTIVEKPFIKRGRLSTGYTMKTTLACDHRIIDGSVAAEYFRTLKKFIEDPFISLI, from the coding sequence ATGGCAGAAATAATAACTATGCCACGTTTGAGTGATACTATGGAAGAAGGAAAGTTGATCAGATGGTATAAAAAAGTTGGAGATAAAATTTCAGAAGGAGATATTTTAGCTGAAATTAAAACAGACAAGGTCAATCAAGATTTTGAAGTTGATGTTAGTGGAATATTGCTTTATGCTGGATTAGAGGAAGGTGAAAGTACTAAAGTAGATAAAATTCTTGCTATTATAGGTGAAGAAGGAGAAGATATTAGCGACCTAATAGAAGATACCAATAAACGATATGTAGATAAAAATGACAGAGAGCCACAAAGAATAGAAAAACATTCATCCACACGTAAAATTATATCAAAACGTTTAAGCGAATCAAAGTTTACAGCTCCTCATTTCTATTTGACAATGGAAATAGATATGGAGAAAATTCTTCAATTGAGACAGGAAGTAAATAAAAAACTTACAGATGTAAAAATCACAATTAATGATTTTATTATTAAAGCTTCTGCTTTAGCCATTCTTGAACATAAATTAATAAACGCTTTTTGGACAGAGGAAAATATTGTCTATAATGCCTATATAAATATAGGCGTAGTTGTATCCATAAAATATGGATTACTCGTTCCAGTAATTTTTCACGTAGATCAAAAATCTATAAAACAAATTTCTTTTGAAGTAAAAGAGAAATCTAACCGTGCTAGAATTAGCATAATTAAAGCTAAAGAAATAGAGGGAAGTAGTTTTACTATTTCAAATTTAGGAATGTTTGGAATAGAATCTTTTACTTCAATCATCAACCAGCCTAATTCTTGCATCCTTTCAGTTGGAACTATCGTTGAAAAACCCTTTATTAAAAGAGGTAGATTATCTACAGGCTATACAATGAAAACTACATTAGCTTGTGATCATCGTATAATAGATGGTTCAGTAGCTGCTGAATACTTCAGGACTCTAAAAAAATTTATAGAGGATCCTTTTATTAGTTTAATTTAA
- the lysS gene encoding lysine--tRNA ligase, with product MQENILKNKIDQLKVLGVEPYPAIIPQENTSAKEIFENFENGRKVCLYGRIMSIRIMGKAAFAEIKDYSGRVQIYITRHVISINIKKNINAYNFLFKKLLDIGDILSIEGFLFKTKVGKITVYVESFSLLSKSLRTLPQVKTDDKGIVHDAFFSIEQRYRMRYVDLIVNDNVKDIFVKRSKIIQFIRQYLNKFDYIEVETPILQPIPGGALARPFITYHNTLNTPIYLRISNELYLKKLIVGGFKGVYEFAKDFRNEGIDKTHNPEFTLLELYVAYKDYHWMMNFSEKLIRDLVLALNGKETLQFGDKIIEFKVPFTRISIFEAIEKYTGFDISKINEKDLHKICHKLGIEIQPGKDSKGRIIDEIFRKRCESYYVKPTFIMDYPEEMSPLTRKHREKYGLTERFEIIINGQEIANAYSELNDPIDQVYRFQEQIKLYKKGDKEAMLLDKDFIQALEFGMPPSAGIGIGIDRLVMLLTKQTSIQEVIFFPQMRPK from the coding sequence ATGCAAGAAAATATACTAAAAAATAAAATTGATCAATTAAAAGTTCTAGGCGTAGAACCTTATCCAGCGATAATTCCTCAGGAAAATACAAGTGCTAAAGAAATTTTTGAAAATTTCGAAAATGGAAGAAAAGTCTGTCTTTACGGGCGTATAATGAGTATTCGTATTATGGGAAAAGCTGCTTTTGCAGAAATAAAAGATTATAGTGGTAGAGTGCAAATTTACATTACTAGACATGTAATTTCCATAAATATTAAAAAAAATATTAATGCTTACAATTTTCTTTTCAAGAAACTCCTTGATATAGGTGATATTCTTAGCATTGAGGGATTTTTATTCAAAACAAAAGTAGGTAAGATCACCGTTTACGTTGAATCTTTTTCCCTCCTCTCAAAATCTCTACGTACACTTCCTCAGGTTAAAACTGACGATAAAGGTATAGTACATGATGCTTTCTTCTCTATTGAACAGAGATATAGAATGAGGTATGTTGATTTAATTGTCAATGATAATGTCAAGGATATTTTCGTTAAACGAAGTAAAATCATTCAATTTATCCGACAATATTTGAATAAATTCGATTATATTGAAGTAGAAACTCCTATTTTACAACCAATTCCAGGGGGAGCTCTGGCTCGGCCGTTTATAACATATCATAATACACTTAATACACCTATATATCTACGTATTTCCAACGAGTTGTATTTAAAAAAACTTATTGTAGGCGGGTTTAAAGGCGTCTACGAATTTGCCAAAGACTTTAGAAACGAAGGGATAGACAAAACACATAATCCAGAGTTTACTCTTTTAGAGCTTTACGTTGCTTACAAAGATTATCATTGGATGATGAATTTTAGTGAAAAATTAATAAGGGATCTTGTTTTGGCTCTAAATGGCAAAGAAACCCTTCAGTTTGGGGATAAAATTATTGAATTTAAAGTTCCTTTTACTCGTATTTCCATTTTTGAAGCTATTGAAAAATATACAGGTTTTGATATTAGTAAAATAAATGAAAAAGATTTACACAAAATTTGTCATAAACTTGGAATAGAAATCCAACCTGGAAAGGATAGTAAAGGAAGAATCATAGATGAAATCTTTAGAAAAAGATGTGAAAGCTATTATGTTAAACCAACTTTCATTATGGACTATCCAGAAGAAATGAGCCCCTTGACAAGAAAACATAGAGAAAAATATGGACTTACGGAACGTTTTGAAATAATTATTAACGGACAAGAAATAGCGAATGCTTATTCTGAACTTAACGATCCAATCGATCAAGTATATCGATTTCAAGAGCAAATAAAGCTATATAAAAAAGGCGATAAAGAAGCAATGCTTCTTGATAAAGATTTTATTCAAGCGCTTGAATTTGGAATGCCACCTTCTGCAGGAATTGGTATCGGAATAGATCGATTGGTGATGTTACTAACAAAGCAAACTTCTATTCAAGAAGTTATTTTTTTCCCTCAAATGCGTCCAAAATAA
- the argH gene encoding argininosuccinate lyase yields the protein MKLWQKEIEISKEIEKFTLGLEPEFDLLLAPYDVVGTTAHIIMLEKIGLLNSYELSVLCKTLREITGEILLGKFILEKGVEDIHSQVEFFLTKRIGKIGKKIHSGRSRNDQILLDLRLFTRAEIQKIVFLIRDLFETLINLSEIYKEVLIPGYTHYQMAMPSSFGLWLSAYAESLIDDLVFIRSAYHIVNRNPLGSAAGYGSSFPLIRYMTSYLLGFETLNYNVVYAQMGRGKTERITSSAISSIASTLSKLSQDVCLYLSHNFSFISFSDSLTTGSSIMPHKKNPDVFELIRARCNRLIAFPNEISLMIANSPSGYHRDLQVIKERFLPIFSDLKNCLRMANYVINKIILKKDLLFEEKYQQIFSVEVVNNLTKHGMPFRDAYKKVYNDFKNGVFKFSVEINHTHEGSIGNLCNKEIFHSMKKILDSFNFEKINQAIYQLLYFGRI from the coding sequence GTGAAACTATGGCAAAAAGAAATTGAAATAAGCAAAGAAATAGAAAAGTTTACCCTAGGTTTGGAACCCGAATTTGATTTATTATTAGCTCCTTATGATGTAGTAGGTACTACAGCTCATATCATTATGTTAGAGAAAATAGGACTATTAAATAGTTACGAGTTGAGTGTTTTATGCAAAACTTTGCGGGAAATTACCGGGGAAATTTTGTTGGGAAAATTTATTCTTGAAAAAGGAGTTGAGGATATACACTCTCAAGTTGAATTTTTTTTAACCAAACGGATTGGTAAAATTGGTAAAAAAATTCATAGTGGTCGGTCCAGAAATGACCAAATTCTCCTTGACTTAAGATTATTTACCCGTGCAGAAATACAAAAAATCGTCTTTTTAATTAGAGATTTATTCGAAACTTTGATCAATCTAAGCGAAATATACAAAGAGGTATTAATTCCAGGTTATACTCATTATCAAATGGCGATGCCTTCATCTTTTGGCCTTTGGCTCTCAGCTTACGCTGAGAGCCTAATAGATGATTTAGTCTTTATTAGATCAGCTTACCATATTGTTAACAGAAATCCTTTGGGATCTGCAGCTGGTTATGGGTCTTCTTTTCCTTTAATTCGCTATATGACAAGTTACCTTCTTGGATTCGAAACGCTAAATTATAATGTTGTATACGCTCAAATGGGCCGTGGAAAAACAGAGCGGATAACTTCATCCGCTATATCTTCAATAGCATCTACTTTAAGCAAACTATCTCAGGATGTATGCTTATATCTGAGTCATAATTTTAGTTTTATTAGCTTTTCGGACTCATTAACTACAGGATCTAGCATAATGCCTCATAAAAAAAATCCTGATGTTTTTGAATTAATCCGAGCACGGTGCAATAGATTAATAGCATTTCCTAATGAAATTTCTTTAATGATAGCTAATTCTCCCTCAGGATATCACAGAGACTTACAGGTGATTAAAGAACGTTTTTTACCTATTTTTTCAGATTTAAAAAATTGTTTACGAATGGCTAATTATGTTATAAATAAAATCATTCTTAAAAAAGATCTTCTTTTTGAAGAAAAATATCAACAAATATTTAGTGTTGAAGTCGTTAATAATCTTACAAAGCATGGAATGCCTTTTAGAGATGCTTATAAAAAAGTATATAATGATTTTAAAAATGGTGTTTTTAAATTTTCAGTTGAAATAAATCATACACATGAAGGGAGTATAGGAAATCTATGTAATAAAGAAATTTTTCATAGTATGAAAAAAATTTTAGATTCTTTTAATTTTGAAAAAATTAATCAGGCAATTTATCAATTGCTTTATTTTGGACGCATTTGA